A stretch of Chitinophaga caeni DNA encodes these proteins:
- a CDS encoding helix-turn-helix domain-containing protein has translation MAETLHSPIEQYVIDKVKEKRIEKGYSQKELAYMLDVSVGFIGDVENPKYRAKYNLNHLNELAKIFECSPKDFLPDNPIV, from the coding sequence ATGGCCGAAACCTTGCATAGCCCAATAGAACAGTATGTAATCGATAAAGTAAAAGAGAAAAGAATAGAAAAAGGCTATTCCCAAAAGGAACTAGCCTATATGCTTGATGTTTCAGTAGGATTTATTGGTGATGTAGAGAACCCTAAGTATAGAGCTAAATATAACCTCAATCACCTTAATGAACTTGCCAAGATATTTGAATGCTCTCCTAAAGATTTTCTTCCTGACAATCCTATTGTATGA